In one window of Palaemon carinicauda isolate YSFRI2023 chromosome 2, ASM3689809v2, whole genome shotgun sequence DNA:
- the LOC137617395 gene encoding uncharacterized protein: MQRHIAAVGATRQYNNDPDFALKARMILALAFVPHCDLDIYTEALSDFLPEELMPILDWFEYNYIGIYNRRSRRRRPPLYPHDMWSKYETTLNDEDQTNNHTEAIHRRIAFELGGNHPTLWKFIETLMKLQKGRDLYMEQLIAGRRPPLKLKKYRSADERVKKIVLGYNNERDALKYLKGVAHNYQMN, translated from the coding sequence ATGCAACGACATATAGCTGCAGTTGGAGCAACCAGGCAGTACAATAATGACCCTGATTTTGCTTTAAAAGCCAGAATGATACTTGCTTTGGCTTTTGTACCACATTGTGACCTTGACATCTACACAGAAGCACTTTCTGACTTTTTGCCTGAGGAACTCATGCCAATATTAGATtggtttgaatataattatattggtatctACAATAGGCGCAGCAGACGTCGAAGGCCACCCTTGTATCCCCATGATATGTGGTCGAaatatgaaactactttaaatgatgaagatcaaacaaataaccacacagAAGCTATTCATCGCAGAATTGCTTTTGAACTTGGAGGTAACCACCCAACCctatggaaatttatagaaactctaatgaaattgcaaaagggaagagatttatatatggaacaactgatagcaggacgcagaccaccattaaagctgaaaaaatatagaagCGCTGACGAAAGAGTAAAGAAAATTGTTCTCGGGTACAACAATGAAAGAGACGCATTGAAATATCTCAAAGGAGTAGCCCATAACtatcaaatgaactaa